A region of the Haematobia irritans isolate KBUSLIRL chromosome 5, ASM5000362v1, whole genome shotgun sequence genome:
agaactcctccttggggagtgcctctgttcaaatacctttgtatgtttgcttgtcatagtgtggctgaaatacgtctcctcattagcagttcatctagcagcctaagtatacctggatcaacattcagagttgccagtcaatttaatatcgagctcggttggacgttattgaatgccccctcgatgtctagaaatgccacgattgtgtattcattgacagatagtgagctttcgataaagctgactagttcaagcaaagcggtctcagtagaccagcCCTTCGAGTatacatgctgtcgtttcgagagcgaacttgaatcgacgctagttctaagataaatgtctatcatcctctccagagtcttacgtaggaatgaggataagctttgGTACCCCCAAAGAATGAATACATTCGCctagaacgaaattttagacaaaagaaattcCCCTATGTTTTAAAGGAAATTctttaatcttttttatttgcttttagtgaaattcaacagaaaacttcgtttgtctaaactttcgttcatcagaaaagaaaactcttctttcaaagCATGATTTTTTCGGAAGATACTATAACGAGTTCTATACTCCACAATTACTCGATGAATATAACAAATTTGCCATGGGATGGAACCTTCCTCCTCCTCCCTATACTCTTTATCCGTGATGTAAATGAGAAAATCCCCAGATTCTGGTCAGTCTGTCGGAACTGAAGTTGTTTGTATGCGAGGCTTCGCCAGTTCTATAATATTCACCGCGGCAGCCCTACTCTCTGAATATTGTTATTCCTCTTCCGGAAGAGATGTTCCAATTCAATTGCAATGGACTCCAAGAGAGATCAGTGAAATCGAAGATTTTATGCATTTTAGGCTAATCAAGGTAGAGGTAGTCCAAGAGACAGATCTATTTGCCACCCTAAGCCATTATAGTGAAAATAATGTGCTGTGCAAAGATCGCAGCCGAAAATTGAGGTTGAGGGACTAGCTTCAATAATAAAATGATTCGTAGAGTTCAGGCATCTCACATGGAATATACGAGGGCAACAGTCAAGTAAATTGTAATGGACTCTGtaaattgtaattgaaatatTCGAGAGGATCGTGGATTTTAGAAACGGAAACCAATCAAAGTTCTGGCGATGCATAAGGCAAAGCTGAACACCACCTGTCTATATGCGATACCACAATATATTGCGAAAGGACCGTACCAATAATGGAGATGAGGCCTTGTATCATAATATACCGTTCCGGGCAGTACACACCCATATCGCCTATGTCAAAGAACAGTGACTCGTACATGGAAGGAATGGGGGTAGAAGTCAAGTCTGCCGAAATATACACAAGTATCGATTCCGATAGTTGGGAACTCTGCCGTTCTGGAAAGAGCATAGTTGTTCGTTCCAATTCAATTGTCAAGGACTCCTTAAAGAGACCACTGCACttctgagtgctgcctgattctatgtttgcatcaatgacaagggacctccgagtCAGAATGGcatttcacattacggtgaaaccaccCCGTATTGACCTATCTCAACTATATCAGATAAATATGGTGTTACCGAAATATGGACGCATACGTGTAGATTCCGCCAGTTGGGATATGTGCTGCAGATTTAGACGGCAGTTCTCCATCTCTCTAACCCGTCGTCGCGAGTTTCGGTACACGAGCATAAGCAGTTCGCAGACGAACTCCATCATACTAAACTCGCTGATTCTGAAATCAGGGATCTGAGTCTATTAATGAGTATGAAAATCGCCAGATTTTACGATATATGTATCTCCACAGAAGCAGCGTGAATCGCTTGATGAGCATTATCGTACTAACCACGTGAGGAACAGCAACTTGATATGCTGTCGTTTTGCCAGAATCATCTTTAGCGTCGCCTGAACCGCTAAAAACTTAAGTTGTCAAACCGTCATTTCACTGGGTTCAGGCCAACTCCCCATTATTCTGTTCATTGGATCAACTTCCTGATAAACTCCGAATGTCAAACATTCATAGGTTATGGGATTTTGCAAAATGCACCGGTGCAGATGGAGTTCCGGGACACAAGGAGCCCGCAGACGAGCTCTTTTTAGAGAGATGGAATTTCGGGACACAAGCAGAAGCAGCTCGCAGACGAGCTCCATCGGGCTAGCCCTGTTGATCCTGGAATCAGGGAACTGAGGTAGAAGATAAAATGATATTTCGCCAAAGTTGACGTAAAAATCCCCCGATTCACGGCAAACCTCCACTGATGTAGCGGAACTCGCGTGATAAGCTTCATGGTATTAACCCCGCCGATCGTAGAATCAgcgaatttaatttattatattagtATTATAGTACGCCAGACTGCGCCGGCTCCCACTTGAGTGAGCTACCGCCCCCTTTTATATTCTTTTTAGAGAGATGCTAGTTCCAGGACACAAGCAGAACTAGTTCGCAGACGAGCTCCATCGGACTAATCCAACTGATTCTATAATCAGGTAACTAAATCTAGAGACAAATACAATAGATTGCCAAACTTATCTTAAAAATTGCCTAACTTATCGGCAATCACCACTAATGCAGCGGGACTTTCGCGATGGACTTCATCGTACTAACTtcactgatcctagaatcagaaaACTAAACGATTGGTAAGATCGAAGTCGAATAACACAAGCGTAACAAATGGCTAGAACCCCTGAACCAGTGCTAATAAGGAACGTGTTCCGAAGATATTTTTTTCGGTATCTTGAGAAAGACCAGGACAGCCCTTAGTCCCATACGTGATCTTCGAACGATACTCCAAAATTTATCACATTCCACGTTAGCTATGTCATCAACAAAGCCAAAGCACCCATACTTGATTCCCAATGCTGCAATCGGATATCACTCTTCAATGAAAGACAGATAGAAGTTTACAATCTGTCTGTAAAAACTGAAAATCTATCACTCCTATTAAGTCGTCAAGGATGTCATCTCTTCGAGAATGTGGAAAATACTATGAAACCTATTACCATCGCCTGGAAACTTATGTTTTACCCAATTCGGAGTTTCATTCCCACACTAATTCagtaaataataacaaaatactAAAACTTCTACCacttccaaaatttatttaatctaCATCCAATTTACGAAATGAACCCTCAATACCAAACATACTATCGAAATCTATAGGTTTGCCAGGACGCAACTTTTCATCCGTACCATAAGAAGCATTATTCTTGAAATAATCACTATACTGATCCAATTTGTTCTCCCATTCTTGCATTATTTCCTCAACTGAACCATTCTCGCCACCATATTCCTTGGGCAAATATTTCAGAGGTACCTCTTTGATTAATGAATCAGTCTTATTGCCATGAACGTACATCTGCAAGAAAAGATTAGATTAGACTTAGTGAGTGCATCAAGTGGTTTTGTGATAAATATAGACTTACTCtactttgatttttggtcgataaCATTGGTTTAACCATATTGAAAATTGGCTCAAAACCTGTAGGAGTATTGATTAAATGGATTGCTTTCAGACGTATGGGTATAGCTTGCTCCGAGAAAGCTGTGGTCTTTTTCATCAGCGATGGTGTCCATTGAAACATATGGGCCATGGTAGCTTTAGCAAAATCACCAATGAAGACAATACCATTTACAATGGCATAATCATCGTCCAAAAGACATAATTCTTGCATGACATGAAATACTGCCAAAACTTCGTCCATGGTGTATTTATCGGCAGGATATAGACTGGAACGCATGAAACAGATGCGTGGTCCTGTCTCATTGAAGGGAGTGGGTAAGTACATCCACATTCTGTAAGAAATAAGAaagcaattttatttgtaatgtctaaaaatattttagcaaagagaagaaatgttttaaaaatgctATAATCCCTGATTTCTTAATATTTCAGAGTTAAGGCAAACAAAGTCCaaggataattttggaaatccaatatatatatacgaTCTTTTAGCAATGCCA
Encoded here:
- the LOC142241525 gene encoding alpha-tocopherol transfer protein-like, which translates into the protein MAQIRPLNDELQRCAKEILGEVPSRIADDLANLKEWIAQQPHLRANTDDQLLLAFLRGCKYSLEKTKSKIDKFFTLKGKFPELFGVTDVCSPRFREIMRLGMWMYLPTPFNETGPRICFMRSSLYPADKYTMDEVLAVFHVMQELCLLDDDYAIVNGIVFIGDFAKATMAHMFQWTPSLMKKTTAFSEQAIPIRLKAIHLINTPTGFEPIFNMVKPMLSTKNQSRMYVHGNKTDSLIKEVPLKYLPKEYGGENGSVEEIMQEWENKLDQYSDYFKNNASYGTDEKLRPGKPIDFDSMFGIEGSFRKLDVD